ATGCTGGGGTTGAACCACAGCGTCAGGAAGACACCGGTCAGCAGCAGGACGACGAAGCTCCACAGAGCGATCTCGCCGAGCATGAAGGACCAGTGGTCGGGGAAGACCTTGCGGAGGTTCTTCTTCATGGCGCTGCCGAGGCCGAGGCGCTCGTCAGCCCACGTCGCGAGGCCTCCGGCCTTCGAGGGCTTCTTCGCGGTCGCGGCCGCGGAAGCGTTGGTGGTAGCCACCTTGGTGGTGTCGACGCTCACTTCGAGTCACGCTCCCAGTAGCTCGGACCGACGGGTTCGGTGAAGTCGCTCTGCGCGATCAGGTAACCCTCGGAGTCCACAGCCAGCGGGAGCTGGGGGAGGGGCCGGGCGGCCGGGCCGAAGACGACCCGGGCGCTGTCCGCCAGGTCGAACGTCGACTGGTGGCAGGGGCAGAGCAGGTGGTGGGTGGTGCGCTCGTTGAGCGAGATCGGGCAGCCCACGTGGGTGCAGATCTTGGAGTACGCCACGATGCCGTCGACGGTCCAGTTCTCCCGGCCCTTGCCCGGAGTGATGTCGTCGGGCTCCATGCGCAGCAGGATCAGCGAGGCCTTGGACTTGGCCACCTGGAGGGGAGCACCCTCCAGCACGTGGTGACCGTTCTCGTCGACCTCGAAGATCGCGGCGGGCTGGGCGTTGACCAGGTCGCCGACCTCCAGGTCGGAGACCTTGATCGGGGTGCCGAGGACGTCGCGGACGACGCGCTCGCCGGCCTTCCAGATGGTGTGCTCCAGGCCGCCACCGTTCTCCGGGTCGACGACCTCGTCGGAGAAGGGGAGGGGGCCCAGGTCGCGGAGCAGCACGACGGCCGGCAGGCCGAGCGCGGCGACGGCACCCAGGAGGGAGTTGCGCACCAGGGGACGACGACCAATGCCGGACTCGGCGAGGCCGGTCTGCAGCGCGTCGACGGTGGCGGCACGGTCCTCGTCGGAGGAGCGCGCCGGGTGCCGGTACTCGACCAGCTCGTGGTCCGCCATCAGCTTGCGGGCCCACTGGATGATGCCGACGCCCAGGAGCAGCAGCGCCAGGCCCAGGGTGGCGCCGAGCGTCACCGTGGAGGCGCCGAAGCCCATCAGGGTGTCAGCGTCCTCGCCCACCTGGAAGGTGAAGTACGCCACCACGAAGAGGACGGCGAACAGGGTGGACAGGCCGAAGAAGGTCGCCACCTGCCGCTCGGCGCGCTTCTCGGCGCGCTCGTCGACGTCGGTCGGGCGCCAGGTGTGTGCCGGGAGCCCCGGGTCCGCGATCGGGTCGCCCTCGACCGCGGGGAGGTTCTGGTCGTGCTCGCTCACGCTTCCACCTTGTCCTTCTTCGAGCGGGTCGAGTGCGCCGCGATCCAGATCGCGAACCCGACCAGGCTGCCGATGCCGACGACCCAGGCGAAGACGCCCTCCGAGACGGGGCCGAGGCCACCGAGGCCGAAGCCGCCGTACTCCGGCTCGTCCTCCAGGGACTTCAGGTAGGCGATGACGTCGCGCTTGGCGTCGGGCGGGATGTTGCCGTTGGAGAAGACGTCCATGCTCTGCGGGCCGGTCAGCATGGCCTCGTAGATGTGCTTCTCGTCGACGCCCTTGAGCGAGGGGGCGTAGCCACCTCGGGGCATGGCTCCGCCCGAGCCGTTGAAGTTGTGGCAGGCGGTGCAGTTGGTCAGGAAGATCTGCCCGCCGCGGGAGATCGCCTCCTGGCGCTCCTCGTCGGAGAGACCGTCGATGCTGTAGTCCTCCGAGGAGGGGATCGCCGGGCCGGGGCCCAGCGAGGCGACGAAGGCAGCCATCGCCTTGGTCTCCTCCTCGTTGTAGAGCCGCTCCTTGCGGGGAGCCTGCTGGCCCGGGTTGGACATGGGCATCCGGCCGGTGCCGACCTGGAAGTCGACAGCGGCGGCGCCCACGCCGACCAGCGACGGGCCGAGGTTGTAGCCGTCACGGGCGGTGCGGATGCCCTCGCCGTTCAGGCCGTGGCAGGAGGAGCAGCCCACCAGGAAGAGCTCTCGACCCTGGTCGATCAGCTCCTGGTCTGCCTTGGTCTCCGACGCCGTGGCAGGCGCGAAAGCGGCGTACAGCCCGCCGGTCATCACAAGACCGAGCAGCAGCACGGCCAGTCCCGCGAGCGGGCCCCGGCGGTGCCGGGACAACCGTCCAGCGGTTCGGTTCAGGAAACGCACGTGAAAATTCCTCTTCAGATCCGGTTCGGAGACTCAGGGGGACGAGGACTCATTGAATGAGGTAGATGGCAGAGAACAGGGCGATCCACACGACGTCGACGAAGTGCCAGTAGTAGGACACGACGATCGCGCTGACCGCCTGCTCGTGGGTGAAGCGTCGGGCCATGTAGGTGCGGCCCAGGACGAAGAGGAAGGCGAGGAGCCCGCCCGCGACGTGGATGCCGTGGAACCCGGTGGTCAGGTAGAACACCGAGCCGTAGGCGGAGTCCTGGATCGTGAGGCCGGCGTGCACCAGCTCGGCGTACTCGAAGGCCTGACCGGCGACGAAGATGGCGCCCATGATGTAGGTCAGGACGAACCACTCGCGCAGTCCCCAGCCCTTGACGTCGAAGAGCGATCCCTTGCGGCCGACCTGGCCGCGCTCGGCGGCGAAGACGCCGAGCTGGCAGGTGACCGAGGAGAGCACCAGGATCGTGGTGTTCGCCGTGGCGAAGCCCACCGTCAGGTGCTGGGTCTCCTGCGCCCACAGGTCCGGGCTCACCGCGCGGATCGTGAAGTAGGACGCGAAGAGGGCTGCGAAGAACATCAGCTCGCTTGCGAGCCAGATGATCGTCCCCACGCTGACCATGCTCGGTCGGTCGTGGTGCCCGTGAAGTCGGGATGCCGGAATAGCTGTTGCAGTCGCCACGGGAGACATTATGGGGGTACTTCCTGTGAGGGTTGCCTCTGCCCCCTCGTTTGAGCGTTTCCCGTCATGCCCGCGCCGCTGCGGGCCCGGGGCCCGGCACCTGATTACCCGTTCCGGGCGCCGCGTACTCTGGAGTAATGCTCGTCCAGTCCGTGGGATCCCCGACGCTGCCTGAGTTCACCGTGGGGCGCGTGTTCACCGACTGGGGCATCGACCCGCTGCCGTTCATCCTGACCGTCTGGGTGGCCGGCCTCTACCTGCTGGGAGTCTGGACGCTGCGCCGTCGTGGCGACCGGTGGCCGGTGGGACGCACGGTCGCGTTCGTCGGGCTGGGCATGGGCGCCTTCTTCTTCGCCACCGCCTCCGGTCTGGCCCGCTACGACACGACGCTGCTCTCGGCGCACATGGTCCAGCACATGATCCTGTCGATGGTCGTGCCGCTGTGCCTGGCGCTCGGGGCCCCGGTCACGCTGGCACTGCGGACGCTCCCGGGCACTCCGCGACGCTGGCTCCTGGCGGTGCTGCACTCCCGGGTGGCCAAGGTGCTGTCCTTCCCGCCACTGGCGTTCGGGCTCTACATCCTCTCGCCGTGGGCGCTCTACTTCACCTCCTGGTACGACGCGAGCCTGACGTCGTCGTACGTGCACGAGATGATGCACATCCACCTGGTGGCGGTCGGGGCGATCTTCTTCTGGCCGCTGATGGGCGTGGACCCGGTGCCGGGCCGGGTGGTCTGGCCGTTCCGCCTGCTGCTGACCTTCATGACGCTGCCCTTCCACGCGTTCCTGGGCGTCACGATCATGGGACAGAGCACGCTCATCGCCGGCGACTGGTACCTCGCGCTGCGGGAGGGTCCGATGGGCTCCTGGCTGCCGGACGCGATGGACGACCAGCACCGCGCCGGCGGCATCCTGTGGGCGTCGGGCGACCTGATCGGCATCATCTTCCTCATCGTCCTGTTCGCCCAGTGGGCGCGTTCGTCGATGAAGGAGGCCGTGCGCGAGGACCGCCGGCTGGACCGCCTGGAGGCGCGGGAACAGGTCAGCCGTCGCGCCGGGTAGCATCGGGCGCGTGATGGACTCGAACGCCTCGAAGACCACCCCGCTGAAGGTGCTCGTCTACTCCGACGACGTCAACACCCGCCAGCAGGTCATCCTCGCCCTCGGGCGTCGACCCCACCCCGACCTCCCCGAGCTGGAGTACGTCGAGGTGGCCACGGAGCCGGTGGTGATCGCCACCATGGACGCCGGGGGGATCGACCTCCTCGTGCTGGACGGCGAGGCCGTCCCGGCCGGCGGCATGGGGATCGCCAAGCAGCTCAAGGACGAGATCTACGACTGCCCGCCGGTCCTGGTGCTCACCGGGCGTCCTCAGGACGCCTGGCTGGCCACCTGGTCCCGCGCGGAGGCCGCCGTGCCGCACCCGCTCGACCCGATCCAGCTGGCCGAGTCGGCGGTCGCGCTCCTGCGCTCGCGGCTGCCCGCCACCGCCTGATCGGATGGCTGCCAGCAGCTGGCCCGAGGTCCTCTCCGGCCTCGTGGCCGGGCGAGACCTGACCCTGGAGCAGGCCCAGTGGGCCATGGGCCAGGTGCTCGCCGGTGAGGCGACCCCGGCCCAGATCGCGGGCTTCGCGGTGGCACTGCGGGCCAAGGGCGAGTCCGTCGACGAGATCCAGGGGCTCTCCGACGCCATGCTCGCGGCGGGGAACCCGATCTCGGTGCCCGGCCGACTGCTCGACGTGGTGGGCACCGGCGGCGACCGCTCGATGTCGGTGAACATCTCCACGATGGCCGCGATCGTCGCCGCCGCGGCCGGTGCGCGCGTGGTCAAGCACGGCAGCCGCTCTGCGTCCTCCGCGTCAGGCTCCGCGGACGTCCTGGAGGCGCTCGGCATCCGGCTCGACCTGACGCTCGACCGGGTCTCGGCGATCGCCGAGGAGGTGGGGATCACCTTCTGCTTCGCCGCCGCCTTCCACCCCGCGATGCGCCACGCCGCCGCCCCGCGCCGCGAGCTCGGGATCGCGACCAGCTTCAACCTGCTCGGACCGCTGTCCAACCCGGCGCGGCCCGCGGCTCAGGCGATCGGCTGCGCCGACCCCCGGATGGCGCCGGTGATGGCCGAGGTGTTCGCCCGCCGAGGGCTGGACGCCTGGGTCTTCCGCGGGGACGACGGCCTCGACGAGCTCACCATCACCACCACCTCGACCGTGTGGAGCGTCCGCGACGGGCAGGTCGAGGAGTGGCAGGTCGACCCCACGTCACTGGGACTGTCGCTCAGCCCGCTCGACGCGCTGCGCGGCGGGGACCCGGCGTACAACGCGGGCGTGGTCCGCAGCCTGGTGGCGGGGGAGCAGGGGGCCGTGCGCGAAGCGGTGCTGCTCAACGCCGGGGCGGCGCTCGCCGTGTACGACGCGGAGCCCGGAACCCCGCAGGAGCGGCTCGCCGCGGGCCTGGCCAAGGCTGCGGAGGCCGTGGACTCGGGTGCTGCGGCGGACCTGCTCGAGCGCTGGGTGGCGGCCTCAGCTCGCTGAGCGGCGAGGCGGGCCGCTGGCGCCACGAGCAGGTGAACGATCCGTGGCCCCCCTACGGTCGACCGTGACCGCGGTGCCGCGAGGCGCACCGCGGTCCGGCCGGTTTGCCCTCGTCAGCGCTTCTTGCGCTTACCGCCCTTATTGACCACCAGCTTGACCGCGCGCGAGGTCGAGCCGGAGATCTGCTGGGTGCCGACGTAGTAGACCTTGATCTTGTTCTTCGGCTTCTTCAGCCGAGGGAGGGTGAGAGTGACCGAGCCCGACTGGCTCTCCTTGAGAACCGTCTTGACCAGGAGCTTGCGTCCGGCTTTCACCATCACCGGGCCCACAGGGCCACCCAGTCCGTCGACGCTCACGGACACCGTGATCGTCGCCCGGTCCTTGCGCGTGATCTTCTTCGCCGAGAGGACCGCATGGGCGGTCGACACCATCTTGGGGATCTTGACCGGGGACGAGGTGGAGGTGCCGTCGGCGTACCCGCCGAGCGAGGCCACCACGACGACCGAGAGGTCCTGGGCGGCGTCCTTGGGGCCGACCTGATAGCCGTTCCCCCGGGCATCGGGGATCGCTGTCCCGTTGCGCAGCCACTGGTAGGTGAGCCGCGCACCGGCGGGCCAGGTGCCGCCGGAGACGTCCAGCCGGCCGCCCACCCGGGCGTCACCGGTGACGTGCGGGGACGCCGAGGCCTGGAGTGCCGGACCAGACACCGCTGTCACAGCGTTGCTCGTGATGGTGGCCGTGGTGTGCCCCCTCTTGGTGCCCACCACCTGCACCGCCAGCGCCTTGCCCAGGTGATCGGCTGTGACGGCGAAGCTCGGTCCGTCGGCTCCCTGGACCCGTCCGTCGACGGTCCAGCGGTACTCGGTCCGGACGTCCGGGAGGTCCCACACGACGTCGTTGCGGGTCAGGACCTCCCCGACGCGTCCCGAGCCGGCCACTGCGGGCACGGCCGTGGCCCGGGGCGCGGCGCCGGTGGTGGCGGTCAGCGGGTTGCTCCGGATCTCGCCGTCGGAGTATCCCGGTAGCCGTCCGGTAGCGCGCAGGGTGATCTGGCGCCCCTCGTCGTCGGAGAGCATGGTGTATGCGAGGCCGCTGGCGCCCGGGATCGGTGACCCGTCGCGGAGCCACTGGTAGAGGGTGGTCACGCCCGGGAGGTCCCACACGGGCGCGGTGCCGGTCAGCAGCGTGCCGACCAGACCCGGGCCCTCGATCCGGGGGGGCGTGGTCGCCTGGGGGGCCGTCGCGACGGAGAAGCCGACCCAGGCCGAGGAGCTGAGGTCGCGCTCGTTCGCGTCCAGGGCCACCACGCGCCACTCCCACTGTCCGCCGGCAAGGGGCTGGCGCGGGGTCCAGGCGAGCGCCGGAGTCTTCCGGTCCTCGTCGATCCCGCTGGTGCCGGGGCGGCGGCGTTGGAAACGGTAGGCCGTGGCGCCGGGGACCGGGGCCCAGGTGAACTGGGTCTCCAGGGGCGCGACCCGGGCACCCTCGACGGGGGTCACCGTGCGTGGGGTCGAGCCCCGGACGATGAAGGAGGACCAGCCGGCCGCCTGCCGAGCCGTCGCGCTCCAGGCGCCCTTCCGTCCCCGCGCATCCACGCGCTGGACACGCCAGACGTAAGGCTCGCTGCTGGCCGGAAACGGGTTCTCCGGACTGAGTGCGACCTGCCGGACCTCGGTCCGGCTCAGCACCAGGTTGTCGGCGCTGGCGTTCACGTCGCCGGCCCGGTAGACCTCGACGTTGTAGCTCGCCGCATGGTCCATGGGCGCCCAGCGAAGGGGAGCGAGGCCGTCGGTAAGGGTACCGGCGGCGGTGCTCCCGTCGGTGGCCGGAGAGATGGGCCGAGGGCTGCCGGAGGACTTCACGAACTGCCGCGGCTCGCTCCACGGCAGGCCGTTGCCCGACCCGTCGAAGGCCCTGACCCGCCAGTAGTTGATCCCCTCCGGGTAGGTCTGAGAGATCGAGGTGTAGCTCGTCTGGTCGACCTGGCGGTCGTCCCACACGTCGCTGTTGAAGGTGGGGTCGCCAGAGACCTGCACCTGGTACTGCCGTGCCTCGGTGCTCCCCGGGGTGCCGAGCGCAGACTCGTAGCCCTCGGGCACCCCGGGGCCTCGTGCCGCGGTGTTCCGCGACGTGGCGAGGTAGTCCTGCCAGGACAGGGTGACGTCGTCGCGCACCTTCACGGTGTCGGCCTCGGACGTGCCGAGCGGGTCGCCAGGACCCGCCAGGGAGACCGGCAGGGCCTTGATGTTGAACGACTCGGTGGCGCCGAGCAGCTCGCCGCAGACTCCGGCGGAGGTGCATGGGCGTACGGACCACCAGTACGCCACGCCGGACTGTCCGGACGGGAGTGCCACCGTCGGCGTCCAGGAGTTGGTGCTGGTCCTCACTGGGAACTGGATCGGGTAGCCGTCCCCGCTCCCGACCAGGTTGGTGAGATTGGCGTTCTTGGAGAGGTAGATCTCCCAGTAGCCGGCCTGGATGCTGCCAGGGATCTCGCGGTCCCACGTCAGCAGCGGGGTCTTGCGCAGGTTCTGGCAGCCCTGCTCGACGTCGGTCCGGCAGGCCTCGCCGCGCGCGAGGGACTGGCCGCTCAGGCTCGCCCGTGGCCCGACGACCCGTTGCGGCGCGACGATGGTGAACTCGCCGACCGGACCGACTGCGATCCGGGCGCCGCTCGCGCCGCGCGCCTCGACCTGCCACTCGTAGGTGTCCGGGGAGAGGAAGGTGATCGAGGTGTCCTCGCCCGCCGGGTACGGGAAGCTCCCCGGGACGGCGGTCCACGCCACCCCGCCCGCCTTCCGGACGAACAACCGGTAGTCGGTCGCCCCGGCCACGGGGTTCCAGCGCAGCGTCGGGAACCGGCCGAACGAGCCGGTGGTGGGTGAGATGTCGGAGATGGCGGAGGCGGTCGGCGGGTCTTGTGTGACCACCTCGAAGCCGGGGAGGCGACCGATCAGGCTGGTGCCTCGACGCCCGTCCTCGGTGATGCTGATGACGTCCCACTCGTAGCGGCCGGGCTCGAGCACGCGGCGCGGGGTGTACGAGGTTCCCGCGGTGCTGTCGTTGACCACGTCGCGGCCGTCCTGGGTGCGGACGATGACCTGGTACCGGGCGGCGCCCGGCAGTGCTCGCCAGGTGAGGGTGGGGACCTCGACCCGGGCTCCTTCGGTGGGGGAGAGAACCTGGACGCGGGGAGGCTCGTAGCGGAAGCGTCCCACCTCGATCTTTCCGAGGGTGATGTCGGTCTGGGGCGCCGGGCCGCCGAACTCGTCGTAGCCGATGACGCGCCAGTAGTAGTCCCCTCCGGCGCTCGGCATGCACTCGCCGTTCCCAGCGCCGTCGCTGCCCCAGGACGGGGTGAAGGTGGTGTGCACGGTGCTGCACCGGCTGACCTCGCCGGCCGGAGTGAACGTCCGGTTCCGGCTGACCTCCAGGACGTACCGGCTCGCGAGCTTCACCGGCTCCCACTCGAAGTACACCGGGTCCGTGACCACCGCCGGTGTCGTGAAGACGAGGTCGGAGGGCGTCGGTCCCGATCGGTCGATCGGGTGGAGAAGCCGGATCCGGTCGCTCCACCGACGCTCGAACTCGCCGGTGGGGCGGGACGGCCACGGCTGGACGTGCCCCAGCGAGTTCCTGGAGCGGACCCGCCAGTAGTACTGGTCGTGGTTGAGGGTGGCTGGAGGGGAGTAACGGGTCGAGGGGAGGCCCTCCACGTGGTGGGCGAGCGAGCTGAAGTCCTCGTCGTCGTCGAACTGCACGTCGTACGTCGTGGCGCCGGGAACCGGCGCCCAGTCCACGTGCATGTCCCCGTCCTGGATCAGCTGGTCCTGGGCGTTCACCGGCGCGGTCGGCATGGTCGAGACGGCGGGGGGCAGGCTGGTTACCCGGTAGGACCGGGTGCTCGACCAGTCCGTGAAGACCTGGGAGCCGAGGACTCCGCGCACCCGCCAGAAGTAGGCGGTCGCGACCTGGGGGTTGGGCACCACATAGGAGGAGGTCTTCGTCGAGTACGTCGTCACTCGGCTGGGGTCGACGAAGTCGGGATCCGGACCGATGGCGACCTCGTAGGAGGTCGCGGCGTCCCGGGGGAGAGGCGCCCACTCCAGGAGGACCGGGTCGCCGGGCTGGGCCAGCGTCGCACCCGGCGCGGGGCTGCTCAGGACAGGACCGTCGATGTTGCTCCGGCTCACCGAGGCGCGACCCCAGTCACTGGGACCGGCGGGGGTGTGGGCGCGGACCTGCCAATACAGGGTGGAGGTCGGGAGCTGGACCTCGGGGACGATCTGGCGGTTGGAGGTCGAGGCGCCCCAGACCCGGCTCTTGTACTCGGGATCGGTGTAGACCTCGATCTCGTAGGAGGAGGCGTTGTCGATCCACCCCCAGGAGAAGGTGGGGATGCCCGCTACCTTGCCCCCGCTGGGCTGCAGGCTGTTGGGCATGGTGGAGGCCGTGGCGACCTGCCACTGACCTGGTGCCAGAGTCCCGAGCCCGAGAGCGAGCGCGACGGCGACCAGAACGGCCAGCGCGCGGCGGATCGATGCCGCGGGCGCGGTGGTGGCGCGCATGGGTCCCCCTCAAGCATCGGCGGACCTGCGTCCGCCGATCTAGACGATGCTGAGGCGAACGCTAAGCAGGGGATGCGGTCGCTGTCAGGAGAACCGGGCGATTGTGACCTAACGGACGGGACCCTTCGAGACTGGCCGAGGACGGCGCCAAGACTCGGGTGTTCCACGCGGTCAGTCCCGTGACCCCGCCGCGTCCGCGAGCCAGCCGTCCGGTGCGACCAGGAAGGTCAGCGGTCCGTCGCCGGACTCGTCGTCACGCCGCGAGGGGTCCTGAGCCACCACCTGCCAGCCGTGGTCCGTGACCAAGGCATAGGCCAACGGTGTCTCCCCGGGGATCAGGGCGTGGGTGGTCTTGAGCTCGCGTAGGTCACGGTCCCATCCGGGCATCAGGTCGACGATGTCGGAGTTCCTGGCCAGCTCGGCGTCGGTGAACATGTCCCCGTACCCGTGCATCACGATGTCGAGGTCGGGGAAGAGCCACATGTCTGTGCCTCCGAGTCCCCAGTCGGTGAGCAGACCTGTGCCCGCGGGGAGGCGACCTGCTGCTGCGGACGCCGGGCTGTCGTGCCGGGGCTGCTCAGCCGACGTGAACGGCACCAAGCAGGCGAGCCCGGCCGATGCCGCGACTCCGAGGGCCACGAGCGCTCGGGTGTGCCAGGACAGCACCGGGCGGGCCGGCGTCAACGACCCCAGGCTGGCGGCCAGGAGTGGCACGAGCATGGACACGGCGACGGGGACGGAGCGGTGAGCGTAGAGCATCCACGCCGCAGCGAGCGAGAGCATCATCAGCCACAGCCAGGACTGGCGCCCCTCACTGCGCAGGGCGATCAGCACGACCAGGGCGAGCATCAGGGCCGCGGTCGCCGTCGTGGGGCTGGTGAACTCCGGTGCGCGCCACTCAGCGAAGTACTGGGAGATCCCGCCGACCCGTGAGGTGGCCGGGTAGAGCGAGGGTCCGACCACCGTGAGGCCAGCGGCCGCCAGCCCCAGCAGTGGCACCGACCACACCTTCCAGAGAGCGGGACGAGGGGCCGCGCCTTCAGGTGCGGGGGCCCCGCGACGGTCCAAGGTCAGTCCCAGGGCCGCGGCGAGGCCGACCAGGATCCCCGACACCCACATCCCGTGGAGCATGGCCCAGATCCAGGTAGCGGGCACCGTCCACCAGGGAAGGCGACTTCCGCGTCCGCTCCTCAGCCAGCTCGCG
The window above is part of the Nocardioides campestrisoli genome. Proteins encoded here:
- the qcrA gene encoding cytochrome bc1 complex Rieske iron-sulfur subunit, coding for MSEHDQNLPAVEGDPIADPGLPAHTWRPTDVDERAEKRAERQVATFFGLSTLFAVLFVVAYFTFQVGEDADTLMGFGASTVTLGATLGLALLLLGVGIIQWARKLMADHELVEYRHPARSSDEDRAATVDALQTGLAESGIGRRPLVRNSLLGAVAALGLPAVVLLRDLGPLPFSDEVVDPENGGGLEHTIWKAGERVVRDVLGTPIKVSDLEVGDLVNAQPAAIFEVDENGHHVLEGAPLQVAKSKASLILLRMEPDDITPGKGRENWTVDGIVAYSKICTHVGCPISLNERTTHHLLCPCHQSTFDLADSARVVFGPAARPLPQLPLAVDSEGYLIAQSDFTEPVGPSYWERDSK
- a CDS encoding Rv3143 family two-component system response regulator — translated: MDSNASKTTPLKVLVYSDDVNTRQQVILALGRRPHPDLPELEYVEVATEPVVIATMDAGGIDLLVLDGEAVPAGGMGIAKQLKDEIYDCPPVLVLTGRPQDAWLATWSRAEAAVPHPLDPIQLAESAVALLRSRLPATA
- the qcrC gene encoding cytochrome bc1 complex diheme cytochrome c subunit; its protein translation is MRFLNRTAGRLSRHRRGPLAGLAVLLLGLVMTGGLYAAFAPATASETKADQELIDQGRELFLVGCSSCHGLNGEGIRTARDGYNLGPSLVGVGAAAVDFQVGTGRMPMSNPGQQAPRKERLYNEEETKAMAAFVASLGPGPAIPSSEDYSIDGLSDEERQEAISRGGQIFLTNCTACHNFNGSGGAMPRGGYAPSLKGVDEKHIYEAMLTGPQSMDVFSNGNIPPDAKRDVIAYLKSLEDEPEYGGFGLGGLGPVSEGVFAWVVGIGSLVGFAIWIAAHSTRSKKDKVEA
- the trpD gene encoding anthranilate phosphoribosyltransferase codes for the protein MAASSWPEVLSGLVAGRDLTLEQAQWAMGQVLAGEATPAQIAGFAVALRAKGESVDEIQGLSDAMLAAGNPISVPGRLLDVVGTGGDRSMSVNISTMAAIVAAAAGARVVKHGSRSASSASGSADVLEALGIRLDLTLDRVSAIAEEVGITFCFAAAFHPAMRHAAAPRRELGIATSFNLLGPLSNPARPAAQAIGCADPRMAPVMAEVFARRGLDAWVFRGDDGLDELTITTTSTVWSVRDGQVEEWQVDPTSLGLSLSPLDALRGGDPAYNAGVVRSLVAGEQGAVREAVLLNAGAALAVYDAEPGTPQERLAAGLAKAAEAVDSGAAADLLERWVAASAR
- a CDS encoding cytochrome c oxidase assembly protein, which produces MLVQSVGSPTLPEFTVGRVFTDWGIDPLPFILTVWVAGLYLLGVWTLRRRGDRWPVGRTVAFVGLGMGAFFFATASGLARYDTTLLSAHMVQHMILSMVVPLCLALGAPVTLALRTLPGTPRRWLLAVLHSRVAKVLSFPPLAFGLYILSPWALYFTSWYDASLTSSYVHEMMHIHLVAVGAIFFWPLMGVDPVPGRVVWPFRLLLTFMTLPFHAFLGVTIMGQSTLIAGDWYLALREGPMGSWLPDAMDDQHRAGGILWASGDLIGIIFLIVLFAQWARSSMKEAVREDRRLDRLEAREQVSRRAG
- the ctaE gene encoding aa3-type cytochrome oxidase subunit III — its product is MSPVATATAIPASRLHGHHDRPSMVSVGTIIWLASELMFFAALFASYFTIRAVSPDLWAQETQHLTVGFATANTTILVLSSVTCQLGVFAAERGQVGRKGSLFDVKGWGLREWFVLTYIMGAIFVAGQAFEYAELVHAGLTIQDSAYGSVFYLTTGFHGIHVAGGLLAFLFVLGRTYMARRFTHEQAVSAIVVSYYWHFVDVVWIALFSAIYLIQ